A single Plasmodium yoelii strain 17X genome assembly, chromosome: 10 DNA region contains:
- a CDS encoding translocon component PTEX150, putative produces the protein MKIIIPKVLAIIALINYVSVSGSNKNCSLDIKSTINKGKDDADNKDQSGVPNGNANDDKTSNNDNTNNNEQNNAQNGDALNNKNANSNDPIDVVNNSEQSIKGLSFDKLANGEKIKSILDSLIENEKNDNGTNGKDMYKVMMSNIFKGIDNGADNDTTNSQNNEVDNVGNFNMSQENHEQLENLKKNIENALKERGINIDELSNNFLNGNKEEGKDAFMELLKSMSQDDNLIMNLPDFTQNGNFPNLDIPNIFSLSDDDLNSIDYNIIEKNNENALNATNDNTKENEDVNEDKYTLFDNSNSDENVNNEDSTIENVQPSNDENLISNGDSALDSDVDSVSGNDSGYLTESDNDSGYLTETDSDNMIDSDSDVNYLTGSEFSDIDSSVTDSGSESGSESENNVENNAENNENSTQEIEDSETNNGEEELIASSSTNNNQKDNAPSLQENEHIKPNIVKPSASKVEVVDQTIKKTPKKNKKYVKKPNFPKTNLRRFPFEQSKINEMLESFENSEFYKTILKNILDKYVILDDNDQNGGKNNGNNNKKDEEDEINIKEFSVKDLKQLIQDNILDYSDLTEEELTKLAGPDKAFYDLSPYANEDKDFSINEGSTLENEQLATYLNKFGQYHMSYDNKTLDYLKQKKSEKKEEDQEDENFYDAYKQIKSSYSGIPSNYYHQAPQLIGDKYVFTSVYDQKKDLIKFLKKTNGKSIYTHPDELENGNTANKTGSDQTGKSSDIKQLQKLSYYKRKNAYNILVEQRRIEKEEKEKMEKKAKTPNKLVNDDYIQHLNNGGLNKNTVLFSKDELDKMVNGKYSQSGNSNGDSANKNLDNITANIKNVNNEQNDNQSNSVVNDDENDENELLEDYPEDEDE, from the coding sequence atgaaaataataatcccCAAAGTTTTAGCTATTATCGCTTTAATTAACTATGTTAGTGTGAGCGGATCAAACAAAAATTGTTCATTAGATATAAAATCAACTATTAATAAAGGAAAAGATGATGCTGATAATAAAGACCAATCAGGTGTTCCAAATGGAAATGCAAACGATGATAAAACGAGCAACAATGACAACACAAATAacaatgaacaaaataacgCTCAAAATGGTGATGCattaaataacaaaaatgcTAACTCTAATGACCCTATAGATGTAGTAAATAATTCTGAACAATCTATTAAAGGATTATCTTTTGACAAATTAGCGAATGGTGAGAAAATAAAATCTATACTTGACTCTCttattgaaaatgaaaaaaatgataatggtACTAATGGAAAAGATATGTATAAAGTTATGATgagtaatatttttaaaggaATAGATAATGGTGCTGATAATGATACAACTAATTCCCAAAATAATGAAGTAGATAATGTTGGCAACTTCAATATGTCACAAGAAAATCATGAACAAttagaaaatttaaaaaaaaatatagaaaatgcaTTAAAAGAACGTGGAATAAATATTGATGAGTTGTCAAACAATTTTTTGAACGGAAATAAGGAAGAAGGCAAAGATGCATTTATGGAACTTTTAAAAAGTATGTCTCAAgatgataatttaattatgAATCTTCCTGACTTTACACAAAATGGTAACTTCCCTAATTTAGATATACCAAATATATTTAGTTTATCAGATGATGATCTAAATAGCATCGATTATAATAtcatagaaaaaaataacgaaaacGCATTAAATGCTACGAATGACAAtacaaaagaaaatgaagatgTTAACGAAGATAAATACACATTGTTTGATAACTCTAATTCTGATGAAAATGTAAACAATGAAGATAGTACTATTGAAAACGTCCAACCTTCAAATGATGAAAACTTAATAAGTAATGGTGACAGTGCACTTGATAGCGATGTTGATAGTGTTAGTGGTAATGATAGCGGTTATCTAACTGAAAGTGATAATGATAGTGGTTATCTAACTGAAACTGACAGTGATAATATGATTGATAGTGATAGCGATGTTAATTATTTAACTGGTAGTGAATTTAGTGATATAGATTCTAGTGTAACTGATAGTGGAAGTGAAAGTGGAAGTGAAAGTGAAAATAATGTTGAAAATAATGCTGAAAATAATGAGAACTCTACCCAAGAAATCGAAGATTCTGAAACTAACAATGGAGAAGAAGAATTAATAGCCTCATCTTCCACGAATAATAACCAAAAAGATAATGCCCCAAGTTTACAGGAAAATGAACATATAAAACCCAATATTGTCAAACCTAGTGCTTCAAAAGTAGAAGTAGTAGATCAAACTATTAAAAAGaccccaaaaaaaaataaaaaatatgtaaaaaaaccAAACTTCCCAAAAACAAATCTAAGAAGATTCCCATTTGAgcaatcaaaaataaatgaaatgcTAGAAAGTTTTGAAAATAGCgaattttataaaactattctaaaaaatatactagataaatatgttattttGGATGATAATGATCAAAATGgaggaaaaaataatggaaataataataaaaaagatgaagaagatgaaataaatatcaaaGAATTCAGCGTAAAAGATCTTAAGCAATTAATTCAAGATAATATACTTGATTATAGTGATTTAACAGAAGAagaattaacaaaattagcTGGACCAGATAAGGCATTCTATGACTTATCACCATATGCTAATGAAGATAAAGATTTCTCAATAAATGAAGGATCTACTCTTGAAAATGAACAATTAGCTACTtacttaaataaatttgGTCAATATCATATGAGTTATGACAATAAAACTCTTGACTACTTAAAACAGAAAAAATCCGagaaaaaagaagaagaCCAAGAAGACGAAAATTTCTACGATGCTtacaaacaaattaaaagtTCATATTCTGGTATCCCCTCAAACTATTATCACCAAGCACCACAATTGATTGGTGATAAATATGTCTTTACATCTGTATATGATCAAAAAAAagatttaattaaatttttaaaaaaaacaaatggtAAAAGTATTTACACCCATCCCGATGAGCTTGAAAATGGAAATACAGCAAACAAAACAGGAAGTGATCAAACTGGTAAATCTTCAGACATTAAGCAATTGCAAAAATTGAGCtattataaaagaaaaaatgcatataacATTCTTGTAGAACAAAGACGTATAGAAAAGgaggaaaaagaaaaaatggaaaaaaaagcCAAAACACCCAATAAATTGGTCAATGATGATTACATACAACATTTAAATAACGGTGGTTTAAACAAAAATActgttttattttcaaaagaCGAACTTGATAAAATGGTAAATGGCAAATATTCCCAATCTGGAAACTCAAATGGTGACTCAGCCaataaaaatttagataacATTACAgctaatattaaaaatgtgaataatgaacaaaatgataaTCAATCTAATTCTGTTGTCAACGATGATGAGAATGATGAGAATGAATTGTTAGAAGATTACCCAGAGGATGAAGATGAATAA